Proteins encoded together in one Coffea arabica cultivar ET-39 chromosome 2c, Coffea Arabica ET-39 HiFi, whole genome shotgun sequence window:
- the LOC113727404 gene encoding probable apyrase 4, with the protein MATAGLRMLEKGVQDRILEACRTVLRGSGFRFYDDWASVISGSDEGVYAWVVANYALGTLGGDPKQTTGIIELGGASAQMLRKLSKQLNGEDWMWNNLNTLLGNRIYIRINDGGTSENKFLVMVIRDLLNLCEITKGKDNKVVIASNIMQMTVNSSF; encoded by the exons ATGGCAACTGCTGGTTTGAGGATGTTGGAGAAAGGAGTTCAAGATAGGATTTTGGAGGCTTGCCGAACCGTGTTGAGGGGCTCGGGTTTCAGGTTTTACGATGATTGGGCATCCGTTATTTCCG GTTCTGATGAAGGTGTATATGCCTGGGTCGTTGCTAATTATGCCCTTGGCACTCTAGGAGGTGATCCTAAGCAAACAACTGGTATTATTGAACTTGGAGGTGCTTCAGCTCAG ATGCTGAGGAAGTTAAGTAAACAGCTGAATGGTGAGGATTGGATGTGGAACAACCTAAATACCTTGCTGGGCAATAGGATCTATATCAGGATCAATGATGGAGGAACAAGT GAAAACAAGTTTCTTGTGATGGTGATACGTGATTTGTTAAACCTTTGTGAGATTACAAAAGGCAAAGACAACAAAGTAGTTATTGCAAGTAATATAAT GCAAATGACCGTGAACTCCAGTttttga